The sequence below is a genomic window from Desulfomonile tiedjei.
CGGCGATCCAATGCCGATCACTCCACCGCTGCCGGGCCACATGGACGCGAGGTATTGCAGTGCGTCTTCTTTCCCGGTCGGCTCAATCGGCTGGCGCCGACTTGCTCGGAACATGGGTTGTCGGAGCCTCTGGTCGCTGTTTACAAATTCGTACCCATATCTGCCGCGATCACACAGGAAATACCTGTTGACCTGTCCATTGTACCGGTTATGAATTCTGCGCAGCTCTCCGTAACGTTCGCCGGGAATGGTGTTGCAGCCCACACCACAGTGGACGCAGATTGACGGCGCGGTCTGCAAATCCCATTTGCGGGTGTAATGCCGTCTCAGCGTCTTATCGGTAAAGACTCCTGTAGGGCATACTTCCACCAGATTGCCGCTGAACTCGCTCTCTAGCGTGCCGTCTGCGAAGCGCCCGAAATAGATACGACTGTGAACGCCGAACACACTGAAATCCTTGCCGCCTGCGTAGTCTTTGTAAAATCTCACGCAGCGGTAACACTGGATGCAACGGTTCATCTCGTGGTTAATGAATGGTCCCAGATCCTGATTTTGGTATGTGCGCTTAGGGAAGCTGTAGTCCCGATAGTTGTGCCCTGTCATGACCGTCATGTCCTGTAGATGGCATTCGCCACCTTCATCGCAAACAGGACAATCATGGGGATGATTCATCATGAGCAATTCAATCACACTCTTACGGAATTCCTTTGCCTCCAGGTCGTCTATTGAGATACGAGTGCCGTTCGCCGCTTCGGTCATGCACGACATTGTTATGAAGCCACGGGTGTCTTTCTCATTCCTGAATTGCTTGACCGCGCACTGGCGGCACGCACCCACCGAATGCAGGGCCGGATGCCAGCAAAAGTACGGAATATTGAATCCAAGGGCGAGGCACGCGCTCAGCAGACTCTGTCCGGACTCTACCTCGTAAGGCACATCATCAATATAAATTGTTGCCATCCGTCATCTCCACGGACATCGCTTCTCACGGATGTGCCGTTCAAAGTCCTCTCTGAAGAGAACAAGCGCGCTGCGTAACGGCTCCACAGCGCCGGGAGCCAATGGGCAAAAAGTTCGGCCCAACCACAAATCTTTTCCCAGCTTTTCCAGTCTCCGCAGGTGTTCAGGCTGCCCACGGCCCTCCTCAATGTCCTTGAGTATTCTCTCGGCCCAAGGCAGGCCTTCGCGGCAAGGGGTACACCAGCCGCAGGATTCCCTTGCAAAAAAGTGCTCCAGATTGTGGACCATTCCTACCGGGCAGGTTTGGTCATCGAGGACGATCATTGTCCCAGTACCCATGCGACTGCCGACTTTGGGCACAGAATCGTAATCCATGGGGACGTCGAGATGCTCTTCCGCCAGAAACTCCGTTGAAGCGCCACCGGGAATCACCGCGCGAAAATTCACCCCTTCTCGCATGCCGCCGGCATGCTCTTCCAGGATCTCACGGATGGGTGTGCCCATAGGCAGTTCCCACGCTCCAGGCCTCTTTACCTTCCCGCTTACGCCGTAAATCTTTGTTCCGCCGTCCTTACATCGGCTCAACCCTTTGAACCAGTCCGCTCCGTTGTTCACTATGTGTGGCACGTTGCACAGGGTTTCGGCATTGTTAATGTTGGTTGGCTTGCCCCACAGGCCGGCTATGGTGGGATGCGGCAGTCTATGTCTGGGGACCGCGCGGCCGCCCTGCATCGAATTGAGCATGGCCGTGCCCTCGCCGCATATGTAGCGTCCCGCGCTTATATGCAGATGGAGTTGCAGGCTGAACCCTGATCCGGCAATGTTGCTCCCCAAATATCCCTGTTCATAAGCCTCGGCAATAGCCCAGGTGAGCGTTTTAGCAACCTTGGTGTACTCGTGCCGTAAGAATATGATTGCCAGATCGGCTTGGATCGCGTACGCGCCCAGAACCAAACCCTCAATAAGCTGATGCGGGTCCCCTTCCATAAGTATCCGATCCTTGAAAGCTCCCGGCTCCATTTCATCGGCATCGACCAC
It includes:
- the nuoF gene encoding NADH-quinone oxidoreductase subunit NuoF, whose amino-acid sequence is MERPLTKNIRDGMEPLHIKDYEKAGGYQAVHKALKTMAPKEIVDLVSAANLRGRGGAGFPTGQKWATVPTDDDGPRPKYLVVDADEMEPGAFKDRILMEGDPHQLIEGLVLGAYAIQADLAIIFLRHEYTKVAKTLTWAIAEAYEQGYLGSNIAGSGFSLQLHLHISAGRYICGEGTAMLNSMQGGRAVPRHRLPHPTIAGLWGKPTNINNAETLCNVPHIVNNGADWFKGLSRCKDGGTKIYGVSGKVKRPGAWELPMGTPIREILEEHAGGMREGVNFRAVIPGGASTEFLAEEHLDVPMDYDSVPKVGSRMGTGTMIVLDDQTCPVGMVHNLEHFFARESCGWCTPCREGLPWAERILKDIEEGRGQPEHLRRLEKLGKDLWLGRTFCPLAPGAVEPLRSALVLFREDFERHIREKRCPWR